The genomic DNA ctatagaccaatgaaacagaacagaggcctcagaaataacaccacacatctacaaccacctgatctttgacaaacctaacaaaaacaagcaatggggaaaggattccctatttaataaatggtgttgggagaactggctagccatatgcagaaagctgaaactggatccctttcttacaccttatacaaaaattaacccaagattgattaaaggcttaaacaaaagacctaaaagcataaaaaccttagaagaaaacctaggcaataccattcaggacacaggcatgggcaaagacttcatcattaaaacaccaaaagcaatggcaacaaaagccaatagacaaatgagatctgattaaactaaagagcttctgctcagcaaaagaaactatcatcaagtGAAGAGGGAAcatacagaaagggagaaaacttttgcaatccagccatctgacaaagggctaatatccagaatctacaggaaaattaaacaaatttacaagaaaaaacaaccccatcaaaaagtgggtgaatgatATAAAGGACACTTTTGCCAAAGAAGTAATTTATGTGGCCAATATGAAAGaataatttctctgattattagagaaatgtaaatcaaagctacaatgagataccatctcatgccagttaaaatggcgatcattaaagtcaggaaacaacagatgctggcgaggatgtggagaaataggaatacttttacactgttggtaggagtgtaaattagttcaaccattgtgaaagacagtgtggcaattcctcaaggatctagaacaagaaataccatttgacccagcaatcccattactggatatatacccaagggattataaatcattctcctataaagacacatgcacatgtacatctattgcagcactatttataatatcaaagacttggaaccaacccaaatgcccatgagtgaaagactggataaaaaacaaaagttggcACAtgtacacatggaatactatgcaatcataaaaaagaatgaggtcatgtcctttgcagggacatggatgaagctggaagccatcattctcagcaaactaagacaggaacagaaaaccaaacatggcatgttctcactcataagtgagagttgaacaatgagaacacatttacacagggaggggaacatcacacactggggcctaccatgagttgggggactaggggagggatagcattaggagaaatgcctaatgtagatgatggattaggggtgcagtaaaccaccatggcacatgtatagctatgtaacaagtctgtgtgttctgcacatgtaccccagaacttaaagtacaatgactttaaaaaaaagaaaaatagttacttttcataaaaatatgtgATTATGTTAAAATGTAGTAGGTTTGTTGCTGctcattttaatgaataaaattttaagtatttcttaGTTTTAACTTCTAAAGTGATAAATATCAATAGCTATAACTCACAAAAACTGAAGCTCTTTGAGACGCTCAGAAAATATTGAGTACAAAAGCATTTGCAGCCAAAAAGTTGAAGAACTACTGTCCTAAATAATACATCAAAGCTTAATATTTGGTAAAGGCAACACTTCAAACTAGTGGGGAAAGGATGGAGCGTTTAATATTGTTGGAACAAGAACCCAGTTGTCTGGGAGAAATGTGCCTCTGCAACTAAGCAGAGCCAAAACAACTTTCTGAAAGGAGTAACTCCTCAATTTCAGATGAATTTCTACCCCCAAAGGGCTTACAGGAAATTTAGTCTTAACCTCAGCTGGGGCTCCCCCATTTTTTCCCATGATTATGACAATATCCAGCAGGATTAGTGTCAAAGTATCATCTTTTCACACCAGGGAACATGGTGACAGCCACTGTGTCAACCCACAAGGTCCCTTCAAGGTCAGTCCCTTTAGACTGTACCAATTGCCCAGAGACCTTTGCTGAGGCTGGGAACCACCAACCATTGCTCTCTGATGTTCAGCCACCTTCCCAGGATGCTGCTAGTACAGAGGGCACCTACACCTCACCAGGACCTACAAGTCTGTGGGATCCTGCTCCCTGACCTAGCCCAGGTGTAATTACTATCCTTTTATCTTCCATATTTGACCATTTGGCATCCTTCCATTGGCTACATGCTAACTGCTTCCCTTGCTCACCATCCTGGGCCTAACTGCACACTTACCTTTTGTAGGGGTGTGCAGTTTGTAGCATACAATAACCAAGTACATTTAAACATATCTATATCTTATGCCTACAGCAATGCAGAACCTTTTTCCTACTTCTTGCTGTAACTGCAACAAACTTTAGCTCCTagttctttcttcttcccatccATTTGGCCTTGGTGTTTCTCATGTGGCCCTGTGTGGATGCCATGACTTCCCACCTCTAAGGAACTGTGAGTATGATTGACTTCTTCCTTCATGACAATCACTTTTGTGTCTGCCTGTCTTACCACACCTaactaaattaattaaattaaataccaCACCTAACACAAATTggggatgaggatgaggaggtgTGGAAGGGAGAAcatgtaaaatacctaggaatttcctTTTAGTCTAGATGTCTTTCCTCTATCCTCCTGGTCCCCTTTAAAGCATCCAAATGGTTTTTGGCATGGGTCTTGTACTGATGCAAAGCCAGATTTTGATAACTCGTTTCTTTGTCATTCCTGAGCCTGAGTCCAGGGATTCCATCTTTTCTGCTTTCATCTTTGGTTTTTGCCTGGAACCTTGTACTTCCCAGCTCTAGGTACTATCTTATTTTTCCACTGCCTCCTCCATCTCCTGAGGTCTTATTATCCAAGAATAAACCTCCCTTACTTCCTGCTATTCAAGTCAGCTGATTTGCTCTTCAGCTTCACCTCGATTCACACATCAAAAAGTATCTATTGAGCACATATTAATTCCAGGCATTGAGTACCTATCAACGAAACCAAGAGACATGGGTCGTGCGCTGTGGTAAGGTCATGGATTCTCAATTCTTCACTCTGTGCTAGAATCTTCCTCTGTCTCCAGCCCTACTCTTCACCCTGGTTATTTGCCTGAGCCTGAAGGAATGATGTACACATGTGTTTGGGGCTGCTCTTTCATGTTTTCCTGCCCATGTTGGTAATTATACTTTCAGATCTTGATGTCTCTCTGCCTCCCGTCTCCTGTAGATCACTGAGTTGGCCTAGAAGATTCCTGAAGGCAGGAAGAGGTGACATTTTGTATTTGAGGAAAGCAAGATACGTTTGGAACAACTACTTTCAAGAATGAAATTAATTGCTTTAGAATAAGAAATTAATTGGCTTAGCTCAGGTTAATGAACAATTCAATTGTAATTGCAAGTATACACATAATATTaatgtactttttaataatatttgattTGTTCCTCTCAAGCTCTTCGTGGCTTAACACAAATTggggatgaggatgaggaggtgTGGAAGGGAGAACACGAAAGCAAAAACTAACTTATACTGAACTCCAGtgatattacaaaatatttatttcatttaagacATCACTCCTATAGATAGTTATTAACCTATCAATGATTCATATACAAGAACATAAAAAATAACTTACCCAGGATCACACAGGGAGTAACTGGTAGTCTTAGATTAACCTAAGCCTGTATAGTACCAAATTTATGTCTTTTAGAACACTgtgtagcattttaaaatatgtgagtaTTTCTATGTGAAATGCTACATTCCTATCTATACATCTTCAGATGTGATGATATGCAAGCTACCGCAGCTGAGTCTTTCTCAAACTCTAATCCCTATATGAATCACCTGAGGATTCTACttaaatgcagattctaattcaGTAAGCCCAGAGTGAGATAgaagaatctgcatttcaaacAAGCTCCCAGCCGATACTAATACTGCTGGTCTAGGAAACACACTTTGAATAGCAACACCTTAGTCCACTCCCCTAGATTTTAtggagaagaaaaccaaggctcataTAAGATGAGGAGACTCTGATAGCAAATTAAGCCAACAAGACCAAAAAGTCAAGTGCTCCTTTCACTATGttctttacattacataaaatattatttaagattACAAAACACACCAAATATATTCATTTGCTCTGTTTTTGCATttgataataaattttaaaactagaaaaaaatgtgtattaatgATACAACTTGATGCTTTatctttttaagaataaaaaatgttaagtataaTTTCAAAAACCACAGATAACACATCTTTGGAAGAACGTATTTATCATGTATTGAATATGCAAAGTAAAGTTGCTGTTAAGCATATAACTTACTACAGAGCTTGCaaacaaattacatttattttatggaaatgctttaatttttattttgttttgtttttacttaagaCACAATTTCACATGCAAAAGGGCTTTTGGCAAGGTTTAAATCTTTCTCTCACCCAGAAAACtttatgtggtttttaaaaagtaattctccAAGTCTCAAATACCAGTGTAGGTAATGTTAGAAAATGCAGTAAATcaatataaatatgcataaacaaatatgtaaatgtaaTTGTTTTCCAGCTTTTAAGAGTATTACATATTAGAGCATAATAGTACCATGTATCTCTTGGCCCCacgggtaatttttttttctaaaatcataCATGTACATGTCAGAACTGAATATACCCACTGATGTtcataaggaattttaaaatttggaaagaaaataaagttgtgGAGGCTTTTCAGCTATTTATATTCAAGTGTATAAGTAAAAGCATCACCTTAATTAGGGCAGTCATTACATCAAGGTATGATTTTTAgactaaaattatttgaaatgatgCACAGCTCAAGCAATGGTGGTATATAATCAAGGCAAaacctctataaaaaaatacaattagctatATAATCAAAGACTAAATAGGAAGAAAATACATTGATTtcacttgttttttccttttttgtaaacaTTAATTATATTTGTCTTTTAGCAGTATGATAACAAGTATCTTGAATACACTTAAGTTGCCAATTGGCCAATATTTTAGTGTCTTAATTCTCCAAACCTGACCCCACTCCCCTTACCTGtcttgaaaatcttttttttggttaatcCATTGCTGGTTAAGATGTTGAACAGGATTTGGCACATGGCATGTTCCTATTAATTGATTTTGTTGTTCTGTTTGAGGAGTACTTCAAAAGAAGTTGCTAAGCCATTGTCTGAAGACATCTCTGACTGTCAGTTACAATGGTGGACTACAATAACAGTTCAGAGCACACACTCTAAAACCAAATGACTAGGGATTGAATCCTGGCACTATCAATGAGCTCTGTGTCCTTGGGCAAATTGGAACTCTTTATGCATCGATTTCTTTACCTATAAAAGGGGGttaataataatacttacctAATATGGTTTTGAGAATTAAACTTGATAAATACCAGTAAAGAAATTAGAATCATGCCTTGCCCATTGAAaactaataataatgatgatgatgacgatgatgaagaagaaaagaaggagaggaacgaagaagaaaataaagagaaagatgaagtaaagatgaaaatgaggaggagaggagtaggaagaggagaagaaatgaaaaagttgATTCCTAATTAAAATAACATACTTTCTGAGAAAAGAAAGCTTATATTTTACCTTTAGCTCTGCCACTTTGTAATCTTAAgcaatttttttctagttatttaatttttctattgataactttttaatttttatcttgagAAAATGTAATCagctctttgagcctcagttttctcatctacaacaTTTGCTTCTTAAAAGGTGTTGTGAGGaaagatgaaataatatatggAAAAATTTTAATGCAATAGTATTGCTTTATGCTATagtatacatactatatatactataataCATTATAGCATGTTATATACTCTATATACTTTATAgcatttatatactatatatactatatacatcatagcatattatatactatatatactaaaatatgttatagcatattatatactatatatgctaTAATGCATTATAGCATATTATATActacatatactatatacattatagcatattatatactatatactatatacattatagcatattatatatatagcatatttcTGTATAATTATACAATAGTTTAAGAACTTGTACTTGAGACTTCTTACGTTTGGCTATTTATATTAAAACTTTCAGTTAATCTTTGggatacctttttttaaaaaaaagattaaaatagaaatgacatCTTATTGTCTACTACCTAAAGCAGTAATAAATGCATACTGGGAATCAAAGacttgaaaagaaaatgatgaggaAAAAATGTACCTTGCCAAGACACATTGGTTGTGTCTTCAGTGCTAGCAAACCAACAAACTATTTACTCTCAATTAACTGGCCAAGAAAAAAAGCATGTGATgttcaaatgaattaaaaatgttaaaatttaagaatcgtttgtgtttctttttattgttttggtagCCTATAGCCATAATAGAAGTGATTGAAATTTTCAAATAAGTTATACATAACACTTAATCTTATAAGTGTACAAAGTTGTCAGTAAAAACTGCATTGTGCAGCACCAAGCACATTGAATGTTCCCAATAAAAATGTTAGTTACatgtgtttactgcagcactatttgtgatagcaaagacttggaaccaacccaaatgcccaccaatgatagactggataaagaaaatgtggcacatatacaccatggaataccatgcagccataaaataggataagttcatgtcctttgcagggacatggatgaagctggaaaccctcattttcagcaaactaacacaggaacagaaaaccaaacaccaaatgttctcactcataaacgggagttgaacaatgagaacacattgttcacatggacacagggaggggaacatcacacactggggcctgtcaggaggtgggggtCTAAgagaaggatagcattaggagaaacacctaatgtagatgacgggttaaTGGGTCCAGcaaaccatggcacatgtatacatgtgtaacaaacctgcacgttctacacatgtatcccagaacttaaagtgtaatctAAGAAAAGTTACACTATTATCAGTAGCAGTAGTATTCTCTTTATATTCCTCATGAAATCAAGTCAGAAGACGCTTGTTGaagagaatgctttttttttaatgttctcttcAGAGTTTATTATAAACCAGTTTCAGAGGCCACAAGGAAATAAAAGGACTATGTACAGCCTTACGGGAAACAGGCAGGGAGCTGAGGAGGGCCAGGATGAGTCTAGGGCCTTGGTGGGTGCAGTCCCAGGGGAGGGGGCCCTGTAAGGGAAACCAGACAACCTGGTGAGACACCGCAAACAGCAGCATAACAGATCTGTGGTAACGTAGCCCTGAGGAATCGAGCCTGCACCTCTGCGGAGCTACTTCCATATGCTGTGGCCAAGGGTCAAAGAAGGCCTCACATCCCAGGGGGAGGAGGCTGCATTCCTGGAGTGGGCATGCCCATTGGAGTCTGTCTTCCAGGAGGGATCCCCACTGGGGGACCCATAGGAGGCCTCATACCAGGAGGTGGGCCCATCATGCCTGGAGTGGGTGCTTCTCAGCCCATGCAGAGGGAGGACCCCACAGCCAGGTGGGCACTGAGTCAGGGCCCCAGCAATACTGGCTGTGGCAGCAGCTGCAACAGTGCCCCTTCCTTGCGGGGTCATCACCTGTTGAGATGGCCCACCAACCCCATGGACTGGCCCAGCAAGTCCTGCAGGAACCTGGGGCATGGGAACCCCAGATGGGATTCCTCTGCCAGCAGCCCTGCCAATCCCTGGACCCCTGGCAGCTCCAGCAAGTGGTACTTGAGCAAAACCAGTATCTTGGAGGTCCCTCTACTGTCACTGAGACCAGGTTCTCCCTTCGCAGCAGCACCAGACCAAGGACTCGCTTCTCTTCCCTTTAGCTTATTCGGCATTCTTTGGCTTAATCTTCCTGAACTCATCACAGTCATAGAGGATCAAATTCATGAGCTTGTCAAAAGCCTTGAAGGTGCCAGTGAAGATCCCACCATCCTGCAGAATGCACCTCATCCTGTACTCAATATGCGGCAGCATCTTGCTGCTCTTGCCCACTGTCCTAAGTAGGGCTGCTGGGCTCTTCTCCCCTGTCTTAGGACAGAGAATGTTTTGCTGCCATGCTCAATGAGAGAAAATTCCTGTAATTCTCCAGCATCACTTCTTTGTAGAGATTCCTCTGCTCTGGACTCAGTCTTTTCCATTCTGCTTCCATGAAGATCACAGTCGCATCCCTGAATGTAACTGATACCACTATTTGAGCCTTTCCGTCCTTTTCCTGGGGCCAGTCTTTAGAAGGCAAGCCTTTTGCTTTATGATTTTTAGCCAATTTCTTCATGGTGTCtatattttccccattctttgaAAGGAAAATCTCCTCCCAGTCTTCATCTCCCAGTGCTGAAGGATAAGGCAACATCATGGCCCAAGAGTCAGCCCAGTACATGCCTTGAAATTCTGCCAGAGGTCCAGGTACATGTTATTTCATCTCAAGATGGATTCTGCTGCCTATGTGAATTCTTCCAACCTTCATTGTGAAAGCCCATTTTTTTTCATGCAGCCAGGACCAGACAGTAGGTTCTCAGGGGCACAGAACTCCTTCCTTTCTCAAGAGATAGTTCTCTCCTGGCAGACAGGGATTGGAGAAGATGGACCAGAGCCAGTGGGCCAGTTCCCTCAGACCTCATGTGCCAACCTATGCCAGAACCACAGTTCCAGCATCCTTGCAGGCTTCAGCTCCTATTGGTCGCCACGGAGCCGCTTCTGGGCCATGCAACGGTTAATTTACCAGGACAGGGACTACTGCAGTGACAGCCTCTGTCTCTTCTCTTAAAATACCCATGCTGGAAACAGGTTCTAGCTCCTGAGTGAAGTCTCTGTCCCCTCGGCCGAAGAGAACACATTTTTAAGGTAAAATGGCTGATTAGATGAGTCAATCCAATCCAAGAAGCTAACTTCAGTGAGAACTGTCCTCATCTAAAGAATCACACAAGTAACTCCCTTGTCCACTATTTTCAAGTCCTAAAGTATAAACAAGTATAGTGGAGAAAAACTGTCTCCTTGACCTCCAAAGACATGATAACTGAGTCTGTGAAATACACAGTAGAGAGAAAAGGTATCCAAATTTATTACATACATGGAGGAtcacagaaagaaaatggcaTGCCCCAAAAACCCAGTGAGATCTAGAAGCGAATATACTCTCCTCAGTGGGGAGAATAGACAGGGTATATAGGCAGCTTAAGAGAGCGTAAATGATTTGGGAGGAAGATGAATAGGTATAGCCTGTGACAAAATCTGTCTGAATCTGGCACTGATCTTCACTCTGATCATGTGGTGTGGTTAATGAGATTCCCAGGGAAGAGACTCATTAAGGAGAAAATTGAGTTCCATTTGGAAGACCTATCTTTAGTCAGATAACAGAAGTTCAGAGAGAGTCCTTCTCTGTGTCTAGAgggataaagaaatgaaagatagtAGGgtaggagaaggtcagagaaaccTTGTTTCTCTTCTAGCTCCAAGTACTCAGCATGTCAAAGTGCTATACTCTggggtatcattttctgagccTAACACAAAATAAAGTTGTGATTTggcattttagccattctaactaTCAAAAGACTACTCAAATATTCTCTGaccaaaattttatttgtttctattcttttttttctaattcttaagTTTTCCTGCTACTATAACCCAGCTCAGCCTACAATACCTCTACTAtccatattttttccaaattagaTACTTTATTATGACTACCTCTAATTCTCACTATAAAAGCTCAATTCTTTTaatcatttatcttttaattaggTACTTTTCACTAAATCAAAGGTTTAAAATATGTTGCctattttcttaagattttttgCATATCTCATAGTGTAAAAAGATAACAATTTtaatcaagaaatagaaaatctgaaaactcCTATGCATAGGTTAATATAACAGCTAAATAAGATTAAAAACTGGAATAATTATTAAGGAAATTCACTACATTAacaaaacatagggaaaaaataTAATCATTAGGATATAAAGGGCATTTTATGAAATTCAGTATCcagtcatgatttttaaaaaggaaaaaatagaaatcttatAGAAAGccaaaaattgaaagaaattcCTTAAACTGAAAAACATCTTCACAACCTTCTCCAAAAAAGGCATTCCACGAATATGATACTCAATGATTGGAAAAGCATAGAGACGGTTTGTAGAGTGTAAGATTTCTTCATAGAAGACCTAAATACTCAACCAATTCAAATTAATACGAGTTTAGCAAAGTTTCTGGTTTTAGAGTCAATACACAAAGGTCAATTTAACTTACAGACATCACCaaacaaaaattagtttaaaatgtacatttaaaaagatattctaaaattttaaattaccaagaaataaatctaacaaaaaatgTATGAGATTTATAAATAGCAAATGACAAAATGTTGTTGACAGACATTAAAGAACTAGATAAACTgaaatatatataccatatttataATGACTATTCAAAACTGTAAAGGTGTTAATTTTGTTCATATCAGGTATCAAAATTATATTGAGGGTCAAATCATGCTTTtttcattcaatcatttattctttaacacatataattagcatatataaaaaataatgtataatctGCCCTTACTAGGGCTATTTTAATCATGAATAAAGAACAAATCAACTTCAACTAGCTTAAGCGATAAAGGGAATGTTCTCACATCCCTAGAAAGGTCTAGAGATCAATCTAGATTCAGGTCTACTAGATTCAAGAACTCAATGTCATCATTAGAACTCTCTCGGTCtgactctctccttctctctcagccATCTTTTCCTTTGTTATATTCATTCTCAGGGTCTTCCCACCTGGTAACTGTCTGTTACAGCTTTAAAAACAGCAAGTTTTTAAACTGTTACATAATTTAACTATGCTATGTCTTGACAAATGACCTAATTCATGTAAAacccaaaaaataacagattgaGCCCATATTCAAGAGTTTGATTATACCTATCAGTTCCATTAACTCTACTAAATCCAACCTCTAATATTACTGGTAAATCAGTGTCCCTAAGTACTCTGTATATTGCAGTgaattttcatatgtatttaaatatttaagaaataaatgcaatgaatggcatattgtgtgtgtgtgtgtgtgtgtgtgtgtgtgtgtgtgtgtgtgtttgtgtgtacctATATATATAGTGACAAATGTTTTTGGTCCAAATTGCATTATTATACAAAGTGTATTTCCTAGAAGTGTGTTCACTGTATCCTTACTCTCTGCTCCATAAATAAATGTAGATCTCTAATGGATggataacatatattttattccacTATGTTATTCCTCCTGCTGGGTTTAGCCTTATCAAAGCCACGTATCTTAAACTGTAAACTATAGTTGCAAGTTTGGGTATACATTTTCTCTCCTATCTAGATTATAAATCTCTGGAGACCTCACAGTATGTCAAGTCATACTTGTTTTTTTCATCAAGGCTCAGCCATGTGCCTGtccaagaaaaaaacactttaatgtTTTATTGAATTGAATGGTTCAGCTTAGTTCTTTTGATGAGAAGGAACTATGGGCTACCTCTTTCATTTAATGTgctttgtttttagaaatttttgaATTGTTATTCAATTTAGGTCCTGAAAGTATGTTAGGGTTTTCTCTTAAAAGCATAAAGtaatactttaattaaaaaatccaCAAGAGATTTATCACTGAGACTACAAAAGTGACTTTAGCTATCATCCCTCCCCCTTTCTTCATCCCATTGCCTTGTTCGTCTTTATAAGAACAATGCTTGCATAAAAATGTAAACTGTCAGCAACACTGACGTTCCCTTTCCATCTCTCCTTCATTATTAGTTACTTCATTACTTTATTACTAGTTACTCACTATTTCATTACTCTCTTCTTCATTACTAGTGTTTCCATGGAATCAGTAATTAATAGTAAAAAGATAAACtctttataaaatagaaagtcTATTTTCTGAACATAAGATTTATTAAAAGTTTCTAGCCTTCGCTATTCTAATGCTCCAGTATGATTTTTAAGAATAAGGATATGTATAAAAAGCTCGTAGTTGGGTCTT from Callithrix jacchus isolate 240 chromosome 19, calJac240_pri, whole genome shotgun sequence includes the following:
- the LOC103789275 gene encoding zinc finger protein 343-like, with translation MYWADSWAMMLPYPSALGDEDWEEIFLSKNGENIDTMKKLAKNHKAKGLPSKDWPQEKDGKAQIVVSVTFRDATVIFMEAEWKRLSPEQRNLYKEVMLENYRNFLSLSEELERNKSNIIKKYINIMCILAITIELFINLS